Proteins encoded together in one Halomarina salina window:
- the dapB gene encoding 4-hydroxy-tetrahydrodipicolinate reductase, with amino-acid sequence MSLRLAVTGATGRMAQEVVAEADERGDETLAVSRGAERVDGFEVSPADDLPTLLAEERPDALVDFTDPEASVEYVAACAEAGVPAVIGTTGFSDDQLDALRRASDEVPVLHAPNFSRGVAVLTDLVERATRLLPDYDVELTETHHREKRDAPSGTANALLDAIEAERADAGQDSGERVHGREGVAPRDDGDIGVHARRAGGVRGEHEVLFAGGDESLTLAHRAGSRRVFASGALDAAEWLAGRDAGWYEFEEVLA; translated from the coding sequence ATGAGCCTGCGACTCGCCGTCACGGGCGCGACGGGCCGGATGGCTCAGGAGGTCGTCGCCGAGGCCGACGAGCGCGGCGACGAGACGCTGGCCGTGTCGCGGGGCGCGGAGCGAGTCGACGGGTTCGAGGTCTCTCCGGCGGACGACCTCCCGACCCTGCTCGCCGAGGAGCGACCCGACGCGCTGGTGGACTTCACCGACCCCGAAGCGAGCGTCGAGTACGTCGCCGCGTGCGCGGAGGCAGGCGTCCCGGCCGTAATCGGGACGACCGGCTTCTCCGACGACCAGCTCGACGCGCTCCGGCGGGCGAGCGACGAGGTGCCCGTCCTGCACGCGCCGAACTTCTCGCGGGGCGTCGCGGTGCTGACCGACCTCGTCGAGCGCGCGACGCGACTGCTCCCCGACTACGACGTCGAACTGACCGAGACCCACCACCGCGAGAAGCGCGACGCACCCAGCGGCACCGCGAACGCGCTGCTCGACGCCATCGAGGCCGAGCGAGCGGACGCGGGCCAGGACTCCGGCGAACGCGTCCACGGCCGCGAGGGCGTCGCTCCACGGGACGATGGTGACATCGGCGTCCACGCCCGGCGGGCGGGCGGCGTCCGTGGCGAACACGAGGTGCTGTTCGCGGGCGGCGACGAGTCGCTGACGCTCGCCCACCGCGCTGGCTCCCGGCGCGTGTTCGCGTC